The Oncorhynchus clarkii lewisi isolate Uvic-CL-2024 chromosome 8, UVic_Ocla_1.0, whole genome shotgun sequence nucleotide sequence ACCTTTGTTACCCAGTCAGAATAGACCAGTGCTTTAATTAGGCAATAATTGTAGGGTTATTGTGTGCTTTTACAACCTGCGTGATGAGAACTCGATCCGGTGGAATACGACGATACAGAGCGCTTATTTCAAAGAGCGCTCTGTAAGTCACGCCCAAGTGGGCAGGGGTAGGCATGTTGGACTGGGACACGTTTCAATATGATAAGTATCTAATTTTACAATGCGTCCGCCTTGGTTCTGTGTAGCCTAGTTATGCTAATATATTTGAGACCAGTGTATGCATTGAATaatacattcataaatggcaaaaaggaCAATCAAATAAAGAAATGAATCTTAAGAAACAAgtttttgaagtgtctgtcctaaatctaggagagaCTTTTAACTCATATTTATGTGCAAATTTTCTGCCTGACTGGCGCTCTTTACCTGAACTGTTAGGATTTTCTTGTGATCACAACTACTTATTTAGCTCAAAGATAGAATTCAATTGTTTTCTTTGAAAAGATGGGCCTGGCTGAGAAAAGTACATTGCTCTTTCTGTCTAAGTGTGGGGCTGTTTACCGCAATTTTCTGTGTTATTTGGTTAACAACAAAACAACTTATTTTACTCAACTCGAGATTGAATTAAATGGTATTTCTTTGAAAACATAGGCCTGGCTGAAATGAAAAATACATTAATGGGATGGGacccacagagacagagactgattatctgtctgtgtgtctctttatTTACAATGCTGGCTGCCATGGTTAACACAAACGCAGGACATTGAATGCTACCGGAATTGAATCAGACAGGGTAACATAAACAGGCCTACAGTGACACATAGAGGTCAAAcgggtgtgtgtgttagtcagaTTATCCAGTGTCCACAGCAACACTTGATTGTTCTCTACCCCAGTGCATGTGGTGTGTACTATAGTTTTAGCCATTCTCTCACTAACTATTAACTTTTATttttctccgtctctctttccGGAATGGCTGAGGCACTTGGACCGTGATTGAGGACACCCTGGCCTGACACCTGGATGTGCCTGGCCCAATCCCACCTGGCTCCCCTCTACATGCTTCCTGCCTGTTACTTTAAAGTCCATAATTAACTTATACAGCTCTGGATCCAATGTCTTACCCACTACTGTAACAACTTGTGTCAATTACTTGCTAGTTTATATAAcaccttttttttaaactaatgATTCAAAGGTGTGTGACCATTAACTTTGGCTGCATGTCCATTTAACAATGGCGTAAAGAGGCTCAAGCTAATGCTTACACCAATCCATTAGGCGAGGGATGGATAATTGGTATGCAGCCATTGATTTTTAGGTGGCTTCATCAACAGATTGaatgtctcccaaatggcaccattttcCCAATAcacagtgcactaattttgacctgggttcatagggctctggtcaaaagtaatgcattaTACAGGCAAAAgtaacagggtgtcatttgggatgcattctgCTTGTTGAGCACTACCCTGCCTACTGTAAACCATTTCTCCCATTCCCCCAGTTAAGAAAAAAAGGGAGAGGCGGTGACAATAATTGATGTTGTAAATTACTTTTCTTGTCAATTACTTTATTTTATAAACGTaccctattgtgtgtgtgtgaccttttTGAAGTTTTAATAAAACCTTAATTCAGCCAACAAATCCATATTTTCATTAATGGAATATTCAACAGGCTGAACAGTCATTTAACAATGAGATGAATTAGTTGCATTGCATTTGTGTCTGGTGTTGTCATTCAGGCTCATCTAGCCTTGGTATGGAATACCTGATTACTAACAAAATACCTCAGCCATAGGAAATCATTAGGGAAAGAAGTCACACTTCCAGTTTTCAATACTCTATTTGACTGCTGTAATACAAAGATATAGGCCGTATAAAAGCATGCATTCAAGACCCTAAGGTCAGATCGCTTTTCACAAAGTCGTCATGGTAACAGGCAGGTAGGAGGTAGTGTGGCCAGCTTGGATTGGGCCAGGCATGTCGAGGTGTCAGGCCAGGGTGTCCTCAGTCACGGTCCCAGAGCCTCAGGCCCTCcggaaggggagacagagaaaatATGAGTGTTAGTGAGAGCATGCACTGGAGGTAGAGAATAGTCAATAGTGTTGCTTTGGAACCTGGATAATCTAACTAGCACACACCTGTTCGACCTCTCTGTGATACTGTAGGCTTACTTATTATACTTTCCTGAGCCAATTCAGGTAGCATTCAATGTCCTGCGTTTGTGTTAACCATGGCAGCCAGCATGCTAAATAAAGAGATGTGCAGGAAGATAAtcagcctgtgtgtctgtggatcCTTTCCTTCACTGCATTACCATGTCAGCCAGGCCCTCCTTttcaaagaaaaaacatttatttaaatctCTAGTTATGTAAAATAACATGTCTATTGCTTCAGTCCTTGTTTAATTTTCACTTCTTCTTACCTGGTAAATAACCAACAACCATGGATCACCTTAAGGAGAATAAGGTGAGAAAACAGTTAATGTCAGCCAGGCCCATCTCTTCAAAGAAACACCATTTATTTCAATCTCTAGTAAAATAGGTAGTTTTGTTCTGGTCACGAGATAATCCAGAAAATTGCTGTAATCGGAGCCACACTCAGGCAGAAAACTGAATCTTCTTTTCTCAGCCAGACCTATTTTTTCAAAGAAAAATGATATCTCTATTTGAGCCCAATAAGTAGTTTTGTTGTGATCACATGAACATCCAAACAATGCAGGTAGGCTAAAGAGTGCCACCGTCAGGCTGTAAAATTGGAATGTTCTATCAAAATGTGAACTATTAGTTTCCCTGCCTGATATGGCTGCTACTTAGAAATACATGACATTCACTGCTATAAATACATATCTGTGTGAAAAGGTGTCCTCTGATCTGTTTTGTCATAAACTCAATGTGTTCTGAACACTGCTGGTAACCAGATGTTCCCAATCATTTAAGTAGCCTAGTAAACAATGCCCCCCTCTGGTATGTTTTATTGCAAACTGTCTAGGACTCGTTGTTGTTTACCTGTTTACTACTCAAATACACTCAAAGATATTTGACTTATTAGGTCAAAGACGAAATTAACTGCAGTGCATTGGTCTCAAATAGCCTATATTATCATAACTAGGCTACACAGAACCACCCATTCTCCGCCGTTTCTCataaaattaaatattttatcGTATTAAAacctatggaaaggggagactcttacgaacacgatggtgttctccgttttacTCTTCGACCCAGGGAATTTGTCTGAAGGTAACAGGTGTTTTTCCCGAAAATCTCCCCCGACAGAATTCTCCCTCCCTTTGGGTGGACGCGCACACAattcttcattgctgcgacttgcttgctagttgagatttctgctTTTCACTCCGTTGTCAGTTTTCACTGATCTTAGTAGCAGAATGCatttattatttgtgtccttcaAGGAAGCTGTCAATCCCtcctctatgtttaatataacacacatacattcattATTAATTTCGGTTGCCTATTCTGAAGTGAAGTTTGTTCTCTAGcaagtatttgactctgatgtgtgccacagaaagtatttgacccTAGTGACAAAATGAAGGAAAATATAAGGAGGGGGAGGTTTCGGCAAGGCCAGTTTCTTGCGTGTCACAGTCCAACATGCCTAGCTCTGCCCACTGGGGCGTGGCTTACGGAGCGCTATCTTACCATACCCGGCCAAAGTTGTTCTGACGTTAACAGACGCGTGTTCACTAAATTCCTCCTTGCTTGCTGTAAATAACTCCGCCCATTTCACGTGAGTATTGACTCCTACGCTACCTGACCAAGGTAAAGTAAAGCAAATAGCAACATAAAAGACACTGAAGGAGATCCTCGAACGGAATAATTTACTGTAGCCGATTGGTTGAAATGTCCATGAGCTTAATAGTATATATTTGTTTTACCAATACTACGGGAAAGAATGATCAAATGTCTCTTGATTATTTATCTATGGACGCCAGGTAGGCTTCGTTTTCATTGGCTGCGTCTCATAATCAGTAATTACAAGTAAAATGTTTACTATTGTGGTATCTAGTGCAGTTTACATCTTATCACATATTGAACTGGCAAGTTTAATTATGTCTTAATCTCAATATTTTGCTAATATTATTTTCTGTCAAGCTATAGGAATAGTTCAGCTGTTGTAGATCAATTTGGAGGATATATGTTGTATATAATTTAAGATTCCCATTTTCCCatcaataataataaaataaaaaacgttTACCCCCCACACCCAGACATTTATGGCATAATGCTGTGCCAAAAGGAtacaaaaaatattttcagaaCATTTATTAAGTGAAATATAGTAGAAACAaatattcattaaaaaaatacaagttGGACATAAACACCTGATAAAGACCTGATTCTGGGGTATATTCTTCTTTGCTGTCACTGTCCTTAAGCTCACTGTTCAATTGCTTGTCAATGTCAGTGGATATGTTGGCAAAAACATTGACCAAGGCCATCTTTTAACATCATGTTAAAAGGGTAGTTAGGGCACCCTGAAAAGTACCCTAACTACACAATGTTGCCCTGAggcaacaaaataaaacaaaatatgttCAAAACCAATCAAATATGCTTCTTTAGAAATTCCTACACAAGTAcatgtgaaatgtgttgttttacagggtcagccatagtagtagaGCGCCTATGGTGCAAATTAGGGTTCAAGGGAACATCGACaaatttttcaccttgtcggctcaggtattcaaaccagtgacctttcagctACTGGCCCAGtactctaactgctaggctacctttcACCCTATGAGGGGCAAAAAGGTTTTCTGTTGCCTTAGGGCAACGATGGTTAAAAATGCATTTTAAGCATGCTTAACCAATGTAATCATTTTGTGTAATTTTAAAACTCGCCCAAACACACCTTCAGCTGTAGCCAACTGCAACACGTATGTGGGTGGCATTTACTTTGGTTTACTGTTGTTTtcactccctctactgtattttCCACCTACCTTATATAGTATGTGCTATATCGAAAAAAATATAGAGTTACAGAGTTGAGTAGTGACATATATAACACTTAATGCTTTGTTGAGGCATTGATCACAACAAAAAGTATGTTGGCAAAGCTTACAGAAAAACAAACAAGCATTTATGATGCAATAAATAGAGTTAATAGGGTTAATATAATCATGAGAGGTCCTTGAAAGACATGTTTAACTGAGCACATGTGGTATTCTGAAACACACAGGAAACAAATGTGGTCTCGTGCAGTGGGGAAAATAAGCGTTTCTTTGTGAGGGCTTATGAAATATCTTATCTCTCAACCTTAATCACATCAACATCCTGTTGTTGTTCTATACAATGTTTCTCTTCAACTAGAACTTTAAGACATTCTACATTATGTTAAGGAAAAAGGATGTAATTTCATTCTCTTAATACTCTTATTTCATTTTAGAATTGTTTAGTGATGCTCTCTATAAAGTGTAAAGTGTCTCAAGTTGACAATTAGTAATGCCCTTGGCAGTTGATCATCTACTTTCTGCTGTTTCTCCTTTCCTAGTTGTCTCACATGGGTCCAGTGTAGGATGTCCTGAAGGAGTTCATTTTAACTCTGTGAACCTGAGGAACATTGCAAAGTGGCATCCTGGGAAAGACACACCAAATGACACACATTACACAGTGGAGTATGCAATGTAAGGACACTTTTATACATTTCCATAATCTTGGTACCCAGAACCAAATCAGCCCCTCAATTTTGTCACGAGAGACTATTTCCATTAACTAGTTAAGCAATAAGggccgagggggtgtggtatatagccaatataccacggctaagggctgttcttacgcatgacacaacgcggagtgcctgtaTACAACCcctagctgtggtatattggcaataaaCAACAAACacggaggtgccttattgctattataaactggtcaccaacgtaattagagcagtataaATCAAAGTTTTgccatacccgtggtatacggtctgatatgccACAGCTTTCAGACaattagcattcagggctcgaaccaaccAGTTTATAATTGTAAATAAATACCCATGATCCATGGATTTAAGGAAACATCTCATGATGTGTTTATTTGTCGTCTCCTAGTTATGGTGACATAATGGATAGTGGGGCGACACAGGTGCGCTGGAGGGTGAAGAACCAGTGCAGAGACATCCCTCAGACCCGGTGTGATCTATCCAATGAGACCACTGACCTGGATGAAGGCTACTTTGCCAGAGTCAAGGCTGTGGGCACAAACCTATCCTCCAAATGGGCATTCACGGAAAAGAGGTTTGACCCCAAAGCTGACAGTAAGTTGAGATCCTCTTCAAATATAATTTTCCTTATCTATGAATTAGGAGCGATAGCGAACCACTTCAAAATAAAATCAGAGAAGGATATGAAATGTTTATCCTCCCCAACAGCAACCTTTGGACCTCCACTTGTAAAACTTGTGATGAAGGAGAATAGTGTTACTGTCAAGCTGAAGGGTCCAATGAGATGGAAGACTGGAAACATGACAAAAGAGTACTCCTTGTTGAAAATATACCCTCAGATGACATACAACCTCTCTGTGTACGACAACAGAAGCAACAAAACGGTTGGTGTTATGTTGGTTACTGTAACACTGTGTAAATAATTAAATGACATAATATGTAGGACTCCCTATAGGGACTTTAATCAGTGCAAATTGCTGCattaatatattataatagacaatTCTATATTTTATATCATCGTAATTATTTTATAATGCAGATTTTTTACGAGTGTTAGTTCTATTTTGTGTATTTTAACTTTCTGTATTCATTTTGTCTTTTAGCATCACTTCACTGTGGAAAACAGATCGTTTGAATATGGGTTGCTTGCCTATGAAACCCAGTATTGTTTCTCTGCTAATTCCCAGGTCCTGTCACTTCCTATACCTTGGCATGCCTCTGAATGGCAGTGCCTAACAACCCCAAAGGGTAAAATACGACTTGAGTTAATCCAATGGCCTAGTGTGCAGTGTTTTTGAAAATGTTTATTACATGCATGGATGTCTGTCAGGATTAACCTGCCCAACAGGTTTTGGTAAATCGCAAAAGCATTCCAAGAATTGTTCTCTCTACCGGTAAATGTGACAGGAGACTTTAGGTATTTCCCAGAGTGCATTTTCTCTTCCTGGTAGAGAAGGAATTTTGTTGAATtcgaaggtgtgtgtgtatgttctcaGCTGTAACCTATAGACTTTTCTCTTCCTATGATGGCTGTACACTGTATAGATCTCTTGTTTGATCTCGACCCTACCACTCTGTCTTTACAGATCCCTTCTACGATCAGCTGCTACTGATGCTGATGGGAGCCATTGTACCATCAGTTATCTGCCTTTTCATGCTGATCCTGGCCGGATGCCTTTTCTACCACTTTGTCTGTGGTAATAAACAGAAAAGTCCCCCTTTCCTGGTAAGAATAATATGAGACTAATAGAAGCCTTCAACAATGGCTACGAAGTGCAATTTACTAAGATGTCACCCTTTTTGCTCTTACAGGAAATATTGGACGTTCAGAACCCACCGCAGACTTTCTGTCCTGAGCATACTGTGACAGTGAATGTGGTACTGGTCAACATTGCCAAGCCCATGGAGTTGATAGCCATAAAGCCTAACAACATCCCTGCCCTGATCCACCAAACAGAGTGGGAGCTCGAACTACCCTACACTTCCCAGCAAGCCCCTGGCATAGAACCTCCAAAGGAGGGATCATGCAAAGATGAATTCGGTGAGGCCCAACCAGAGCCTCTAGACTACGGCTTCGTTGGAGCGGCCCCAGCGATGCCGGAAGTAAGAGAAAGTGAGGCATCTGACATTGAGAAAACCCGGCCCCTGCGTCTCAGCCAGGTCAACCCGTACATAGCACAGAGATGTGCACCAGGTTCACAGGAGCCTGTAGAGAATGTTTTGACTGGGATGTGTTTAGACATGGACCCCAAGACAGGGCTCTTTAGAATGCCACTGCTGTCTGATATAAAGCTGGGGGTGGAGAGCACAAGTTACAAAGAGCCTGATCAAATGGGTCCCTACGCACCACAGCACgtctctgtcagagagaccactGAGGGGGACCTGTGGGGAGACAAAGCTGAAGAGCCCCAAAGTTACCCCTCAGACTACGGCTTCGTGGGAGCAGCCCCAAAGCAGCAGATGGTGCCAACAAAGTACCAGACGCGGTCTAACAGGAGGGATAATCAGCCCCTGCTGCTAGCCCAGGTCAACCTGTACAGAAGCCAGAGGCATGCTCTGTTTCCACaggagtctgaggaagaggatggatTAGGTGGTGGTAACTGTGTTGACTGGAGCCCTACAACAGGGATCCTCCAGATGCCTTTGCTCTCCAAGCCTATTCCAGAAGTGGAGGGAGCAAGGAAGGACAGGGAGTCAGAGCAGTTGGAGATCTTACCCAGTGTGTTAGTGAGACAATCCTCAGAGGAGAGTGAGGGTGAGAGTGACCTGACTAAACTACAGAATGTCTGGAGTCTACAGATCAACATGGAGGACTAACCtatcagacagttaacctattGGACACTTAACCtatcagacagttaacctattGGACACACATTATTACAGCAAAAAAGTTTGTTTACCGTATGTGGAAGAATAATTCAGATTGCTGTTTGTACCATTTGATTCAGTTGCCAAATCAAATGAAGGACATCTTTTTAACTAATCCAAAATGCTTTGTAAATGCTTCAGCAATGTGATTGCAACTCATTTATTTTTGAGGTTTTGTTTACTTTGTACCTTTTATCCATACTTTTCTACTAACTTATCACGATTGATGTATTGCCAGATAGCTTTTTTTTGTACaattgaattcaaaatgtatatgAAGGCACATGCAATGCCACTTTACCTCATGATGATTAACAAGCAAGGGGAGTGTTGCTGTAAAGGTTTATAACCGCACACTAAACTATGAAGACAATGCAAATaaaggatatatacagtacccgtcaaacttttggacacacctactcattcaagggtttttctttattttgacaattttctatattgtagaaaaacagtgaagacatcaaaaatatgcaataacacatagggaatcttgtagtaaccaaagaattgttaatcaagatatattttagattcttcaaagtagccaccctttaccttgatgacagctttgcattctctcaaccagcttcacctggaatgcttttccaacagtcttgaaggagttcccacatatgctgagcacttgttggctgcttttccttaactctgcggtccaactcatcccaaactatctcaattgggttgaggttgggtgattgtggaggccaggtcatctgatgcagcactccatcactctccttgttcaaatagccctttcacagcctggaggtgtgttttgggtcattgtcctgttgaaaaacaaatgatagtcccactaagcacaaaccagatgggatggcctattgcggcagaatgctgtggtagctatgctggttaagtgtgccttgaattctaaataaatcacaggcagtgtcaccagaaaagctccatcacacctcctcctccatgcttcatggtgggaaccacaagTGCAGAGATAATTTGTTCACCGACTCCCAAAAACACTTTACCAAAAATCAAGAATTTGGAGTTATCAgaataaaggacagatttccaccactCTAATTTCCAATGctcctgtttcttggcccaagcaggtcTATACTTCTTATTGGTgccctttagtagttgtttctttgcagcaacttgaccatgaagacctgattcccacagtctccactgaacagttgatgtggagatgtgtctgttacttgaactctgtgaagcatttatttgggctgcaatttctgaggctggtaactctaatgaacttatcctctgcagcagaagtaactctgggtcttcctttcctgtggtggtcctcatgagagccaatttcattatagcgcttgatggtttttgcgattgcacttgaagaaatgttcaaagttcttgacattttccgcaatgactgaccttcatgtcttaaagtaataatggactttcatttctctttgcttatttgagctgttcttgccataatattgacttggtttttaccaaataaggctatcttctgtataccacccataccttgtcacaacacaactgattggctcaaatgcattaagaaggaaatatatTCCACtaatttacttttaacaaggcacacctgttaattgaaatgtaagtgactacctcatgaagctggttgagaaaatgccaagagtgtgcaaagctgtcatcaaggcaaagggtggctattatGAAGCGTCTgaaatatagaatatatattgatttgtttaacacttttttggttactacatgattccatatgttattacatagttttgatgtcttcaatattattctacaaggtagaaaatagtaaaaaaataaagaaaaacccttgaatgaataggtgtgtccaaacttttgactggtactgtatatctgttaTTTCCTTAAACACTTTACACGTTGATGTCATTGGTGCCTTGTATTATACTTAGCACATTGAGGCAATATTGACTACAATGTTACCTGACTTTTAAAAGCACCAATGACCAAAAGCATGTTTATTCACTTTTTTCTACTTCATATTTTGGTGGGTATGcgagtgtgactgtgtgtgcttgcgtgcgtgtgtgaactGGTTAACTGTTAACAGTTGACTTTCACATGGACTGTGGATATATATTCTCATGATCACCTCTTTGAAGAAGTCCACCATTTAGAACATGAACTGAGGGaccttttgtttttgtttgtttcaaaAAGCCACATTAAAAAGGAAGTGAGTCATTTATGTCACGAAAAGGCATCtacagaggtaaaaaaaaatatctgccTGTGTTTGACATTTAACATCATTCCTTAAAAACAGATTTGTCTTTATACTGCAGAATGTGAGCTTTATTGTAGTCTCTTTAAAGGACAGAACCAGTCTGTTCCAGATAAATGATTGTACACCCTGATAACTCCTGCTTCCATCTGCAGGCTTGCTAGTGGTTAATTATAAAATTATCATATAACAACATATAATATTACATTGTGTAGGGCATCACCCACACAACTAGTCATGATTCGATGCTGAAAACGACCGTCCATGTGGCATAAAACTGTTTGGTAATAACAGTCCATGCTCTGACCAATACCTGAGGAGGTGACAAAGCTTCCATGTATTCTAATCCTCACTGAGTAGGGAGGGCGTGAGGAAATAGACTTAAGAATACATTGTGGTTATGAAATATCTTGTCATCTGTTCTTAAGAATAAAAGATGCAGTTACTGTAGATTTGGAACATGGTGTAAATCAACTGTGTGCTTTTATCTGTGTGTTCCAACAAGGGTTTACAACCATTATATGAGAAGACCAGTGACTTTTACACCATACAGCACTGAGTGTGCACAAAAGCAATGCAATTGTTGTTCTTAATTAAGAAATCAACTATGATGTAGGCCTACAATATATTGTAAAGTACACcaggggaggctgctgaggggaggacggctcataataatggctggaacggagtaatggaatggcatcaaacacatgaaaaccatgtgtttgatgtatttgataccattccactgattccgctccagccattaccacgagcccgtcctccccaattaaagtgcaaccaacctcctgtgttttaCACAGTATCAAAAAACATAGAACAGACTGCCAGAAGCATTATGTTGGTTCATTGTGAAGCATAACACAAGCAAGCTATTCTCTTTTGTGATGAAAGCTTTTGAAAAGAGGAACTGAAGAAAAGGAAATGCACCAATCAGGATTCAGAAAAGCTAAGCTAAGCTAAGCTAAGTGGACGTTAGTATTTTATGCTCATGATTCAGACATTCTTGAAAATTGAACAGATTAAATATGAAAGATCTCTCAAgactttttacatttattttaattttaatttcacctttatttaaccaggtaggttagttgagaacaagttctcatttacaactggcgacctggccaagataaagcacaacAGTTTAAGACTTCAAGACTgagttttataaaataaaaaaatacatgcaGGCCTACTGTACACATCAGTGGCCTCAATCTGTTGCTCACAAGTGAAACCAGAACTTCATATCTTATATCATAAAAACAGAATCATAGGTACACTAGATGGGGCCCTTTTCCTATAACAGCACATCTGCAGTCTATCTGTCTGTACTGACTGTGAATTGGAAGATATGGATTTGGAAGGTGCACTTCTGAGAGACAGTTTCCTGCTCTGTACAAATGTGATAGCTCAAGGCAAGCTTATCTCACTTCTCTTTGAGCATTCCTTTTATTTAGGCAAAAAACATCATTCATatgcttcttaaagaaaaacctAGGAAGTTCCAATTTAGCTGATTTAGCAAAGCTCTGCTGTATTTAAATCTCGTAAGCCTGGCAAATGTGGATATGCAGCACTACACAGAGTGAAGACAGCTCAAACCTGTAAGCTGTGTTTCTATGTGAGTCACACACTGCAAACACCATCAAAGTAAAGTCCTCAcactctctgtcccactctccctcactcactgagttctctccctcctctcacagcCAGCCACACTCTTTTGAGGAAGACGAAGGAGTGCTTGCCTGTTTAAGTCATATTGCTTATTTTGCACAAATGAGGGGTGAGTGGGGTGATATTGAACACAGTGCTGAGACCAGACATATATTCTGCTCAATTACCTTGCACAGCTGAGGAGACAACTGTGGTAATGGCCAGGAAAGCCTTCAGCTAATCTTCCCACTCCAAGCTTCAAAATCTGTCATCCTCACAGCCAGAGCCATGGGGTAATATACAGCTCTGA carries:
- the LOC139415572 gene encoding interleukin-20 receptor subunit alpha-like; amino-acid sequence: MIKCLLIIYLWTPVVSHGSSVGCPEGVHFNSVNLRNIAKWHPGKDTPNDTHYTVEYAIYGDIMDSGATQVRWRVKNQCRDIPQTRCDLSNETTDLDEGYFARVKAVGTNLSSKWAFTEKRFDPKADTTFGPPLVKLVMKENSVTVKLKGPMRWKTGNMTKEYSLLKIYPQMTYNLSVYDNRSNKTHHFTVENRSFEYGLLAYETQYCFSANSQVLSLPIPWHASEWQCLTTPKDPFYDQLLLMLMGAIVPSVICLFMLILAGCLFYHFVCGNKQKSPPFLEILDVQNPPQTFCPEHTVTVNVVLVNIAKPMELIAIKPNNIPALIHQTEWELELPYTSQQAPGIEPPKEGSCKDEFGEAQPEPLDYGFVGAAPAMPEVRESEASDIEKTRPLRLSQVNPYIAQRCAPGSQEPVENVLTGMCLDMDPKTGLFRMPLLSDIKLGVESTSYKEPDQMGPYAPQHVSVRETTEGDLWGDKAEEPQSYPSDYGFVGAAPKQQMVPTKYQTRSNRRDNQPLLLAQVNLYRSQRHALFPQESEEEDGLGGGNCVDWSPTTGILQMPLLSKPIPEVEGARKDRESEQLEILPSVLVRQSSEESEGESDLTKLQNVWSLQINMED